A stretch of Nonomuraea africana DNA encodes these proteins:
- a CDS encoding SDR family oxidoreductase, with amino-acid sequence MSRTVLITGATGTVSTALMNALEGADVDLRALVREESDADGLRRRNAEVFVGDLDDARSLPPAFEGVQDVWLLTPNGPRAPENSMNAVWAARQAGVERIVRLSAIGAAHDAPNRSGRLHALSDRETERCGMRWTILRPHWFMQNLLNEAGDLAASGTFSLNMASARIGMIDVRDIAECAARVLLDDPDRHHGQTYTLSGPRLLTFDEVADHLSLALGRSITYLPVSDDAKRKTLLGYGVPKWIVDMLEEYAQAYVSGWGGFTTDTVADLLGRPPRDIADFVRDHAAAFTSADGN; translated from the coding sequence ATGTCACGCACCGTGCTGATCACGGGAGCCACCGGAACCGTGTCCACCGCACTGATGAATGCGCTGGAAGGGGCCGATGTGGACCTTCGTGCTCTCGTCCGCGAAGAGTCCGATGCGGACGGCCTGCGCAGGCGAAACGCCGAGGTCTTCGTCGGTGACCTCGACGACGCTCGGTCGCTGCCGCCCGCCTTCGAGGGCGTACAGGACGTGTGGCTGCTCACCCCGAACGGCCCACGCGCTCCTGAGAACAGCATGAACGCCGTGTGGGCCGCGCGCCAGGCCGGTGTGGAGCGCATCGTGCGCTTGTCCGCCATCGGCGCGGCACACGACGCGCCGAACCGCAGCGGCAGGCTGCACGCGCTGTCCGACCGGGAGACCGAGCGGTGCGGCATGCGCTGGACGATCCTGCGTCCACACTGGTTCATGCAGAACCTGCTGAACGAGGCGGGCGACCTCGCCGCCAGCGGCACGTTCTCGCTGAACATGGCCTCGGCGCGGATCGGCATGATCGACGTACGCGACATCGCCGAGTGCGCTGCCCGCGTGCTCCTCGACGACCCGGATCGCCACCACGGCCAGACGTACACCCTCTCCGGCCCGCGCCTGCTGACGTTCGACGAGGTCGCCGACCACTTGAGTCTCGCTCTCGGCAGGTCCATCACGTACCTGCCGGTCAGCGACGACGCCAAGCGCAAGACACTGCTCGGCTACGGCGTTCCGAAATGGATCGTCGACATGCTCGAGGAGTACGCGCAGGCGTATGTCTCCGGCTGGGGAGGCTTCACCACCGATACGGTGGCCGACCTTCTCGGCCGCCC
- a CDS encoding EamA family transporter, with the protein MTLAPSRPDAGSASPPGSTLGLTALTAAAPVSWGTTYLVTTEFLPPGHPLVSGVIRALPAGLILLAVTRQLPHGQWLWRSLLLGTLNIGALFALLFVAAYRLPGGIAATLTAVQPLLVVGLAFLLLGEKPTRWRLGWGLVGVVGVGLIVLRGQLSFDLLGILAGIAAAGVMAGGIVLTKRWGRPEGAGAATIAGWQLTAGGLVLVPLALAFEGLPSGLDLRAIGGYAWLSVVGALLSFLVWFHGIGKLPVVAVSFLALLSPMVATILGWLFLGESLTPWQGVGFVLALAAIAAAQLTPDVVRNLVRIPVTTEGE; encoded by the coding sequence ATGACATTGGCTCCGAGCCGGCCGGACGCGGGCAGCGCGTCCCCGCCCGGTAGCACCCTGGGACTGACCGCGCTGACCGCGGCCGCGCCGGTCAGTTGGGGTACCACGTACCTGGTCACCACCGAGTTCCTCCCGCCCGGCCACCCGTTGGTGTCCGGTGTGATCCGCGCGCTGCCGGCGGGGCTGATCCTGCTCGCCGTCACGCGCCAGCTGCCGCACGGCCAGTGGCTGTGGCGCTCGTTGCTGCTCGGCACCCTCAATATCGGCGCGCTCTTCGCACTGCTGTTCGTCGCCGCCTATCGATTGCCGGGTGGCATCGCGGCGACGCTCACCGCCGTCCAGCCGTTGCTCGTCGTCGGCCTGGCGTTCCTGCTGCTCGGTGAGAAGCCCACACGCTGGCGGCTCGGCTGGGGCCTGGTCGGCGTGGTGGGCGTCGGGTTGATCGTCTTGCGCGGCCAGCTCTCCTTCGACCTGCTAGGCATCCTGGCCGGCATCGCAGCTGCGGGCGTGATGGCCGGCGGGATCGTCCTGACCAAACGTTGGGGACGTCCGGAGGGCGCCGGCGCAGCGACCATCGCCGGCTGGCAGCTCACCGCCGGCGGTCTCGTGCTCGTCCCGCTCGCGCTTGCGTTCGAGGGACTTCCGTCCGGACTGGATCTTCGTGCCATCGGCGGCTACGCGTGGCTGTCTGTTGTGGGCGCCCTGCTTTCTTTCCTGGTCTGGTTCCACGGCATCGGCAAGCTGCCCGTGGTCGCCGTGTCGTTCCTCGCCCTGCTCTCACCCATGGTCGCCACGATCCTGGGCTGGCTGTTCCTCGGTGAATCCCTGACGCCGTGGCAGGGTGTCGGGTTCGTGCTCGCGCTGGCCGCCATCGCCGCCGCGCAGCTGACCCCCGACGTCGTCCGCAACCTGGTCCGTATCCCCGTCACCACCGAAGGAGAATGA
- a CDS encoding MarR family winged helix-turn-helix transcriptional regulator: MKDNVDWRMDQWRTERPDIDPTPMGVVARIQRACRLLERELRDHFATHDLQLWEFDILGTLRRSGPPYQLTAGQLVESSMVTSGAITNRIDRLVAKELVTREVDPLNRRSVLITLTERGRELIDRIVVDHVDLEAKLLSKLSGRDQEHLAGLLRKLLTSLGDYSPGNPLNP, translated from the coding sequence GTGAAGGACAACGTCGACTGGCGGATGGACCAGTGGCGGACCGAACGGCCCGACATCGACCCCACGCCGATGGGCGTGGTGGCCCGGATCCAGCGCGCCTGCCGACTACTCGAACGCGAGCTTCGTGACCACTTCGCCACGCATGACCTGCAGCTGTGGGAATTCGACATCCTGGGGACGCTGCGCCGGTCCGGGCCTCCGTATCAGCTCACCGCGGGGCAGTTGGTCGAGTCGTCGATGGTCACCTCCGGAGCGATCACCAACCGGATCGACCGTCTCGTCGCCAAGGAGCTGGTGACCCGCGAGGTCGATCCCCTCAATCGGCGCAGCGTGTTGATCACGTTGACCGAGCGTGGCCGGGAGCTGATCGACCGAATCGTCGTCGACCACGTCGACCTGGAGGCGAAGCTCCTCAGCAAACTGAGCGGCCGTGACCAGGAACATCTCGCCGGGTTGCTGCGCAAGCTGCTCACCAGCCTCGGCGACTACTCGCCTGGCAATCCCCTGAATCCGTAG
- a CDS encoding DUF3817 domain-containing protein gives MLRLFRAVAIAEACSWVGLLAGMYVKYIAQAGELGVKIFGPVHGGLFLLYLLAVLLLARQEGWSRGTTALGLACSVPPLATVWFERRQQRRRTASPQPATPVTTTGSRR, from the coding sequence GTGCTCCGCCTGTTCCGCGCCGTCGCCATCGCCGAAGCCTGCTCCTGGGTCGGCCTGCTGGCCGGCATGTACGTCAAATACATCGCGCAGGCCGGCGAGCTCGGCGTGAAGATCTTCGGCCCCGTCCACGGCGGCCTGTTCCTGCTCTACCTGCTCGCCGTGCTGCTGCTGGCCCGCCAGGAGGGCTGGAGCAGGGGCACGACCGCGCTCGGTCTGGCCTGCTCGGTGCCGCCGCTGGCCACCGTCTGGTTCGAACGCCGCCAGCAGCGCCGCAGGACAGCCTCCCCTCAGCCGGCCACCCCGGTCACCACCACCGGCAGCCGGCGCTGA
- a CDS encoding DUF4037 domain-containing protein: protein MSGFVPGLELSRAYYADVVAPLVADIPHSAALVGPGSEVLAFDTQRSADHDWGPRVLLFVAPGAVAAVEAAVAAGLPPSFGGYPTVFVQRGELRHGVLVAELGAWLRERLGFDPREQITALDWLSAPWQALAEVTCGEVFHDGLGELNEVRAALRWYPEDLWRYVLACQWQRIGQEESFPGRCAEVGDELGSATLGGRMAREVMRLALLQRRRYPPYAKWLGSALARLPGAAELGEALGAALAARTWPERERALSAAYERLAAVHNRIALTDPVETAVRPFHDRPFQVIDGGRLAETLLESIRDPAVRALPLTGSIDQMCDSVEVLTHPARARAVTAAALTLQRAAA from the coding sequence ATGTCCGGTTTTGTTCCTGGTCTTGAGCTGAGCCGCGCCTACTACGCCGACGTGGTGGCGCCGCTCGTTGCCGATATCCCGCACAGTGCCGCGTTGGTCGGTCCCGGTTCGGAGGTGCTGGCCTTCGACACCCAGCGCAGCGCCGACCATGACTGGGGGCCACGGGTGCTGCTGTTCGTGGCGCCCGGCGCCGTCGCCGCCGTGGAGGCGGCGGTCGCGGCGGGGCTTCCGCCCTCCTTCGGCGGTTATCCGACCGTTTTCGTCCAGCGGGGTGAGTTGCGCCATGGGGTGCTGGTGGCCGAGCTGGGCGCGTGGCTGCGCGAGCGGCTGGGCTTCGACCCGCGCGAGCAGATCACCGCGCTCGACTGGCTGTCGGCGCCGTGGCAGGCGCTGGCCGAGGTCACCTGCGGCGAGGTCTTCCACGACGGGCTCGGCGAGCTGAACGAGGTGCGGGCGGCGCTGCGCTGGTATCCCGAGGACCTGTGGCGTTACGTGCTGGCCTGCCAGTGGCAGCGCATCGGCCAGGAGGAGTCCTTTCCTGGGCGGTGCGCCGAGGTGGGCGACGAGCTCGGCTCGGCGACGCTCGGCGGGCGCATGGCCAGGGAGGTGATGCGGCTGGCGCTGCTGCAACGACGACGCTATCCCCCTTACGCCAAGTGGCTCGGCAGCGCGCTGGCCCGCCTGCCGGGGGCGGCCGAACTAGGGGAGGCGCTCGGCGCCGCGCTGGCCGCCCGCACCTGGCCCGAACGCGAGCGCGCCCTGAGCGCCGCCTACGAACGCCTGGCCGCGGTGCACAACAGGATCGCGCTCACCGACCCCGTCGAGACGGCCGTGCGGCCCTTCCACGACCGGCCCTTCCAGGTGATCGACGGCGGCCGCCTCGCCGAGACGCTGCTGGAGTCGATCCGCGACCCCGCCGTGCGGGCCCTGCCGCTGACCGGCAGCATCGACCAGATGTGCGACAGCGTCGAGGTGCTCACCCATCCCGCGCGCGCCCGAGCCGTCACCGCCGCCGCGCTCACTCTTCAGCGGGCCGCCGCCTGA
- a CDS encoding SRPBCC family protein: MNIQSLDADLGRSVLRMERELPHPVHTVWRALTDRSVLARWFPADLRIDDPVPGGKVVFDFGAGGPAMVGMVTDFEPPHLLAYTWEGDHLRWEVRPGVLALAHTFDDRAGAGSFAAGWHTCLRALAAELAGLPPAEMDDSAELHDAFVEEFGLDEPEFGPASVRLERQLTASADVVWRELTAGQRVRADGPVPAGFTCPPIQAGNVAEVEAGRRLVYYIPDGTVSWELGEGTGQGARLVLTHSGASAAGRELAATAWRERLRELAVRLRRRPAEE; the protein is encoded by the coding sequence ATGAACATCCAATCCCTCGACGCCGACCTGGGACGCAGCGTCCTGCGCATGGAACGCGAGCTGCCGCATCCGGTGCACACGGTGTGGCGGGCGCTGACCGACCGGTCGGTGCTGGCCAGATGGTTCCCCGCCGACCTGCGGATCGACGATCCGGTGCCGGGCGGCAAGGTGGTCTTCGACTTCGGCGCCGGAGGACCGGCCATGGTCGGGATGGTCACCGACTTCGAGCCGCCCCACCTGCTGGCCTACACCTGGGAGGGCGACCATCTGCGCTGGGAGGTGCGTCCCGGCGTGCTGGCGCTGGCGCACACCTTCGACGACAGGGCCGGCGCGGGCAGCTTCGCGGCGGGCTGGCACACCTGCCTGCGGGCGCTGGCGGCCGAGCTGGCCGGTCTGCCCCCTGCGGAGATGGACGACTCGGCCGAACTGCACGACGCGTTCGTGGAGGAGTTCGGGCTGGACGAGCCGGAGTTCGGGCCCGCCTCCGTGCGGTTGGAACGCCAGCTGACCGCCAGCGCCGACGTGGTGTGGCGGGAGCTGACGGCCGGGCAGCGGGTGCGCGCCGACGGCCCGGTGCCCGCCGGCTTCACCTGCCCGCCGATCCAGGCCGGCAACGTCGCCGAGGTCGAGGCCGGACGGCGCCTGGTCTACTACATCCCCGACGGGACGGTCTCCTGGGAGCTGGGCGAGGGCACCGGCCAGGGCGCCCGCCTCGTGCTGACCCACAGCGGCGCCTCCGCCGCCGGCCGAGAACTGGCCGCCACGGCCTGGCGGGAGCGGCTGAGGGAGCTGGCCGTACGGCTCAGGCGGCGGCCCGCTGAAGAGTGA
- a CDS encoding alpha/beta fold hydrolase: protein MISYDEAGEGPVVVFVHAGIADRRMWEHQFAALAATHRVVRYDWRGYGASGDAEREVCHHEDLLALMDRLGVARAALVGCSMGGAYAVEAALAAPERVTSLTLICSGLAGHAWPEAMLAQARERVHSAVPADRLARYRQGGARVDPADARAMAEAQVLWQVAGPARTREDLPPQVWEQAVRMCEGVFQRLWSGPAVPERQLAPAAAGRLDEVRAPTLVINGMADVPSIQHVSDLLAAGIKGARRVDLPETGHLPPLERPAEVTGLLSAHLRQD, encoded by the coding sequence GTGATCAGTTATGACGAGGCGGGTGAAGGTCCCGTCGTGGTGTTCGTCCACGCAGGCATCGCCGACCGGCGGATGTGGGAGCACCAGTTCGCCGCGCTGGCCGCCACGCACCGGGTCGTCCGCTACGACTGGCGCGGCTACGGCGCCTCCGGCGACGCCGAGCGGGAGGTGTGCCACCACGAGGACCTGCTGGCCCTCATGGACCGCCTCGGCGTGGCGCGGGCGGCGCTGGTGGGCTGCTCCATGGGCGGCGCCTACGCGGTGGAGGCCGCCCTGGCCGCCCCCGAGCGCGTCACGTCGCTGACGCTGATCTGCTCGGGCCTGGCCGGGCACGCGTGGCCCGAGGCGATGCTCGCCCAGGCGCGCGAACGCGTGCACAGCGCGGTGCCGGCCGACCGGCTGGCCCGCTACCGGCAGGGCGGCGCGCGGGTCGATCCCGCCGACGCGCGGGCGATGGCCGAGGCGCAGGTGCTGTGGCAGGTGGCGGGCCCGGCCCGCACCCGTGAGGATCTGCCGCCGCAGGTGTGGGAGCAGGCGGTGCGCATGTGCGAGGGGGTCTTCCAGCGGCTGTGGAGCGGCCCGGCCGTCCCCGAACGTCAGCTGGCCCCGGCCGCCGCCGGACGGCTGGACGAGGTGCGCGCCCCGACCCTGGTGATCAACGGGATGGCCGACGTGCCGTCCATCCAGCACGTCTCGGACCTGCTGGCCGCCGGCATCAAGGGCGCGCGCCGCGTCGATCTGCCCGAGACCGGCCACCTGCCCCCGCTGGAGCGGCCCGCGGAGGTCACCGGCCTGCTCTCCGCCCACCTGCGCCAGGACTGA
- a CDS encoding TetR/AcrR family transcriptional regulator translates to MVTDHRKQPRRRGEALNAAIFEAVLAELAEVGYARMTMERIAERARTGKASLYRRWPNRMELAMEAVYHAMPDPSCPAETGSLRGDLLALLRRQAELLAGPAGEALRGLLSEVLADASRMAELRRLSHGSSRQAMGEVARRAVERGEIDASAVTPRRLEVGQAMLRHQFLSHGVPIADEVIVEIVDEVLVPLFTR, encoded by the coding sequence ATGGTCACCGACCACCGCAAACAGCCCAGACGGCGCGGCGAGGCGCTCAACGCCGCCATCTTCGAGGCCGTGCTGGCCGAACTGGCCGAGGTCGGCTACGCCAGGATGACGATGGAGCGGATCGCCGAACGGGCCAGGACGGGCAAGGCGTCGCTGTATCGGCGCTGGCCCAACCGCATGGAGCTGGCGATGGAGGCCGTCTACCACGCGATGCCCGACCCGTCGTGTCCCGCCGAGACCGGCAGCCTGCGCGGCGACCTGCTGGCGCTGCTGCGCCGCCAGGCCGAGCTGCTGGCCGGGCCCGCCGGCGAGGCGCTGCGCGGGCTGCTGTCGGAGGTGCTGGCCGACGCGTCGCGGATGGCCGAGCTGCGCCGCCTGTCGCACGGCAGCAGCCGGCAGGCCATGGGCGAGGTCGCGCGAAGGGCGGTGGAGCGGGGCGAGATCGACGCCTCGGCGGTGACGCCACGCCGGCTGGAGGTGGGGCAGGCGATGCTGCGCCACCAGTTCCTCTCGCACGGGGTGCCGATCGCCGACGAGGTGATCGTGGAGATCGTGGACGAGGTGCTGGTGCCGCTGTTCACCCGCTGA
- a CDS encoding PEP/pyruvate-binding domain-containing protein, producing the protein MTFVTALKDLDRHSLAVAGGKGANLGEAIRAGFPVPDGFVVTTDAYALVAADPRVSAVLAETLSEIQAGMPGELTGEQPAGADPGARVRAAFEVAEVPEKIRRAILDAYAALGAGPVAVRSSATAEDLPGAAFAGQQDTYLNVVGERALIDAVRRCWASLWTARAIAYRARRGIGAGIETGIGADGEVGGVRIAVVVQAMAEAELAGVMFTANPVTGARDQIIVEASGGLGEAVVSGLVTPDHYVLDGHGRIVEHTPGRREVVIRPAPGGGVLKETPAAGAVGAAESLPERALARLAALGRAVEAHFGRPQDIEWAYAAGAVTLLQARPLTALPPPPLRLGRLRRKLGSILLEYVPVRPYPIDMSTWVPYGPAGLMAEVTRHFGLRGAFEGFLPEVDGVVERLVPPAPRPSLAMLATPYKLVRLARRHDPARWTADPRFAAFMASMARLQERDVAAMDWPELVRLPRQALRSLAPIAAFRIDYLPRTGLSLLRLALVLRLLGRGGLLAELITGARTRTADANRALEALAAMVRQDRRLGAALEEGALTFEHNDAFRTAFAAFLTEYGHRETTSPILVTPPTWGEAPEVVLGAIKVLAGRPPEPAGTADQPDQPDQVDQADQAERALRSLLEHRLLRGRPRRAQRVRRWVEQARAGLAFREDSHFYFTKPLPVLRRALLEMGARLRDAGVLAASEEVFHLRLEELETIGDPARASAADRARLRELVRRRAQRRAELEGVPLIDPRAVFPVQDAGDALVAGTPAGGGRAGGPVRVIREPAEFGTLAGGEVLVCPYTNPSWTPLFQRAAAVVVDTGGPASHAAIVAREYGIPAVMGTAVGTSVLRTGQMVTVDGSTGRVTASEITS; encoded by the coding sequence ATGACCTTCGTGACAGCGTTGAAGGACCTCGACCGGCACAGCCTCGCCGTGGCCGGCGGCAAGGGCGCGAACCTGGGTGAGGCGATCAGGGCCGGCTTCCCCGTCCCCGACGGGTTCGTCGTCACCACCGACGCCTACGCGCTCGTGGCTGCCGACCCGCGCGTGTCGGCTGTGCTGGCCGAGACGCTCTCCGAGATCCAAGCCGGGATGCCCGGCGAGCTCACCGGCGAGCAGCCGGCCGGGGCGGATCCGGGCGCCCGCGTCCGGGCCGCCTTCGAGGTCGCCGAGGTGCCGGAGAAGATCAGGCGCGCCATCCTCGATGCCTACGCGGCGCTCGGCGCGGGCCCCGTCGCGGTGCGCTCCAGCGCCACCGCCGAGGACCTGCCGGGGGCCGCGTTCGCCGGGCAGCAGGACACCTACCTCAACGTCGTCGGCGAGCGCGCGCTGATCGACGCGGTACGGCGGTGCTGGGCCTCGCTGTGGACCGCGCGCGCGATCGCCTACCGCGCCAGGCGCGGCATCGGGGCGGGCATAGAGACGGGCATCGGGGCGGACGGCGAGGTGGGCGGCGTGCGGATCGCCGTCGTGGTGCAGGCCATGGCCGAGGCCGAGCTGGCGGGGGTGATGTTCACCGCCAACCCGGTGACCGGCGCGCGCGACCAGATCATCGTCGAGGCCAGCGGCGGCCTGGGCGAGGCGGTCGTGTCCGGACTGGTCACCCCCGACCACTACGTCCTGGACGGCCACGGCCGGATCGTCGAGCACACCCCGGGCCGGCGGGAGGTGGTCATCAGGCCCGCGCCCGGCGGCGGCGTGCTGAAGGAGACCCCCGCCGCCGGGGCGGTCGGCGCGGCCGAGTCGCTTCCCGAGCGGGCGCTGGCACGGCTGGCGGCGCTCGGCAGGGCGGTGGAGGCGCACTTCGGCCGCCCGCAGGACATCGAGTGGGCCTACGCCGCGGGAGCCGTGACGCTGCTGCAGGCCCGCCCGCTGACCGCGCTTCCCCCGCCGCCGCTGCGGCTGGGCAGGCTGCGGCGCAAGCTGGGCTCGATCCTGCTGGAGTACGTGCCGGTGCGGCCCTACCCGATCGACATGTCCACCTGGGTGCCGTACGGCCCGGCGGGACTGATGGCCGAGGTGACCCGCCACTTCGGCCTCAGGGGCGCCTTCGAGGGGTTCCTGCCCGAGGTCGACGGCGTGGTGGAGCGGCTGGTGCCGCCCGCTCCGCGGCCCTCGCTCGCGATGCTGGCCACGCCGTACAAGCTGGTGCGGCTGGCGCGGCGCCACGATCCCGCCCGCTGGACCGCCGACCCGCGCTTCGCCGCGTTCATGGCGAGCATGGCGCGCCTGCAGGAGCGCGACGTCGCGGCCATGGACTGGCCGGAGCTGGTCCGGCTGCCGCGCCAGGCCCTGCGCTCGCTGGCGCCGATCGCCGCCTTCCGCATCGACTACCTGCCCCGCACCGGCCTGTCGCTGCTGCGCCTGGCGCTGGTGCTGCGGCTGCTGGGCAGGGGCGGGCTGTTGGCCGAGCTGATCACCGGGGCGCGCACCCGCACCGCCGACGCCAACAGGGCGCTGGAGGCGCTGGCCGCGATGGTGCGCCAGGACCGGCGGCTGGGCGCGGCCCTCGAGGAGGGCGCGCTCACCTTCGAGCACAACGACGCCTTCCGCACGGCGTTCGCCGCGTTCCTGACCGAGTACGGGCACCGGGAGACCACCAGCCCGATCCTGGTCACGCCGCCGACGTGGGGCGAGGCGCCCGAGGTGGTCCTCGGCGCGATCAAGGTGCTGGCCGGCCGTCCACCCGAACCCGCGGGTACCGCCGACCAGCCTGACCAGCCTGACCAGGTTGACCAGGCTGACCAGGCCGAGCGGGCGCTGCGGAGCCTGCTGGAGCACCGCCTGCTGCGCGGCCGCCCGCGCAGGGCCCAGCGGGTGCGGCGCTGGGTCGAACAGGCCAGGGCGGGCCTGGCCTTCAGGGAGGACAGCCACTTCTACTTCACCAAGCCGCTGCCGGTACTGCGCCGCGCCCTGCTGGAGATGGGCGCACGGCTGCGCGACGCGGGCGTGCTCGCCGCCTCGGAGGAGGTCTTCCACCTGCGGCTGGAGGAGCTGGAGACGATCGGCGACCCCGCCCGGGCGTCCGCGGCCGACCGGGCGCGGCTGCGCGAGCTGGTGCGGCGGCGCGCCCAGCGCCGAGCCGAGCTGGAAGGGGTGCCGCTCATCGACCCGCGCGCCGTCTTCCCCGTCCAGGACGCCGGCGACGCGCTGGTCGCCGGCACGCCCGCGGGCGGCGGCCGGGCCGGCGGGCCGGTGCGCGTCATCAGGGAGCCCGCCGAGTTCGGCACGCTGGCCGGCGGCGAGGTGCTGGTGTGCCCGTACACCAACCCGTCGTGGACGCCGCTGTTCCAGCGGGCGGCGGCGGTGGTGGTCGACACCGGCGGGCCCGCCTCGCACGCCGCGATCGTGGCGCGCGAGTACGGCATCCCCGCCGTGATGGGCACCGCCGTCGGCACCAGCGTGCTGCGCACCGGCCAGATGGTGACGGTCGACGGATCCACCGGACGGGTCACCGCATCCGAGATCACTTCCTAG
- a CDS encoding MFS transporter, whose protein sequence is MRSSVTAVLPGLLLAMLLGALDQTIMTPALPSIAADLGGLAQMPAVVTAYLVAATVVMPVYGKLGDRFGRKPVMQAAIAVFVAGAVLCAMAASMPQLVAFRALQGMGGGGLMIGAQAIIGEIVSPRERGRYLGFIGAAYVVAAVGGPLLGGFFVDRLSWRWIFAVYPPLGLVAFVLLTLTLHLPRPARATATESGTAAWPPVDYAGTLTLAAAVLGIVLLGQTRHPAWLLLALAGGAAWFLTARRAADPVLPLRLFRDPAFAVPVAISFLIGFALFGTLTYLPSYLQIALGAGAAQAGLVVTALMAGVLLTTVVSGRLITRTGRYKPYPIAGTALAAAGLALLAVLAAASRGVASLAPGTAVAALSAAMAVIGLGVGLVMQVMVLATQNAVGYADLGAATSSVTFLRQIGASAGVAVAGTLITWRLESGLPEAAALGAAMPLVFGLMAPLLGVAFVLAVALPVRPLRTTAHVKEPA, encoded by the coding sequence GTGCGCAGCTCCGTCACCGCTGTCCTGCCGGGCCTGCTGCTGGCCATGCTCCTCGGCGCGCTCGACCAGACGATCATGACCCCCGCGCTGCCGTCCATCGCCGCCGACCTCGGCGGACTGGCGCAGATGCCCGCCGTCGTCACGGCCTACCTGGTCGCCGCCACCGTCGTCATGCCCGTCTACGGCAAGCTCGGCGACAGGTTCGGCCGCAAGCCCGTCATGCAGGCGGCGATCGCGGTGTTCGTCGCCGGCGCCGTGCTGTGCGCGATGGCCGCCTCCATGCCGCAGCTGGTCGCCTTCCGCGCGCTGCAGGGCATGGGCGGCGGCGGGCTCATGATCGGCGCGCAGGCCATCATCGGCGAGATCGTCAGCCCCCGCGAACGCGGCCGCTACCTCGGCTTCATCGGCGCGGCCTACGTGGTCGCGGCGGTCGGCGGGCCCCTGCTCGGCGGCTTCTTCGTCGACCGGCTCAGCTGGCGGTGGATCTTCGCCGTCTACCCGCCGCTCGGCCTGGTCGCCTTCGTCCTGCTGACCCTCACCCTCCACCTGCCCCGCCCCGCCCGCGCCACCGCCACAGAGAGCGGCACTGCCGCGTGGCCGCCCGTCGACTACGCCGGCACGCTCACGCTGGCGGCCGCGGTGCTCGGCATCGTCCTGCTCGGACAGACCCGCCACCCCGCCTGGCTCCTGCTCGCCCTGGCGGGCGGCGCCGCCTGGTTCCTCACCGCCCGTCGGGCCGCCGACCCCGTCCTGCCGCTGCGGCTGTTTCGCGACCCCGCCTTCGCCGTCCCGGTGGCCATCAGCTTCCTGATCGGGTTCGCGCTGTTCGGCACCCTCACCTACCTGCCTTCCTACCTGCAGATCGCGCTCGGCGCGGGCGCGGCGCAGGCCGGGCTGGTGGTGACCGCGCTCATGGCGGGCGTGCTGCTCACCACCGTCGTCTCGGGCCGGCTCATCACCAGGACGGGCCGCTACAAGCCGTACCCGATCGCGGGGACCGCGCTGGCGGCCGCGGGCCTGGCGCTGCTGGCCGTCCTGGCCGCCGCGTCGCGCGGCGTCGCCAGCCTCGCACCGGGGACGGCGGTGGCCGCGCTGAGCGCGGCGATGGCGGTGATCGGGCTCGGCGTCGGGCTGGTCATGCAGGTGATGGTGCTGGCCACGCAGAACGCCGTCGGCTACGCCGACCTCGGCGCCGCGACCTCCTCCGTCACCTTCCTGCGCCAGATCGGCGCCTCGGCGGGGGTGGCGGTGGCCGGCACGCTGATCACCTGGCGGCTGGAGAGCGGCCTGCCGGAGGCGGCGGCGCTCGGCGCGGCGATGCCGCTGGTGTTCGGGCTCATGGCGCCGCTGCTCGGGGTGGCGTTCGTGCTGGCCGTCGCCCTGCCCGTCCGTCCGTTGCGTACCACCGCGCATGTGAAGGAGCCCGCATGA